A part of Paenibacillus sp. IHBB 10380 genomic DNA contains:
- a CDS encoding small acid-soluble spore protein P, which produces MSKPKTIPAPGAQETERHHRKEDDSQAIQEPLSGSKKVKQRNHVGHLNKQG; this is translated from the coding sequence GTGAGTAAACCGAAGACAATTCCTGCACCTGGAGCACAAGAAACAGAGCGTCATCATCGAAAGGAAGATGATTCTCAGGCCATTCAAGAACCACTCTCAGGATCTAAGAAAGTTAAGCAACGTAATCATGTGGGGCATTTAAACAAACAGGGTTAA